One genomic region from Rattus norvegicus strain BN/NHsdMcwi chromosome 10, GRCr8, whole genome shotgun sequence encodes:
- the Drc3 gene encoding dynein regulatory complex subunit 3 isoform X4 produces MSRPYDSMEPKVMDDDMLKVAVGEQGPQEEAGQLAKQEGILFKDVLALQLDFQNILRIDNLWQFENLRKLQLNNNIIERIEGLENLTHLVWLDLSFNNIEAIEGLDTLVNLEDLSLSHNRISKIDSLDPLVNLQVLSLGNNQINNMMNIIYLRRFPCLRTLSLSGNPVSEAEEYKVFIYAYLPDLVYLDFRRVDEQAREVAKMKHQYSIDELKHREALMQIRLEEEQAKQQKLAEHKMAFVEHLNGPFLFDSMYSDDVEGNKLSYLPGVGELLEAYKDKFVIICLNIFEYGLSQQEKRKIELDTFNECIQEAIQENQDQGKLKIAKFEEKHLLVPLYTVLQSSSQRPQSFRS; encoded by the exons ATGAGCCGGCCGTATGACTCAATGGAGCCCAAAGTAATGGACGATGACATGCTCAAGGTAGCTGTTGGGGAGCAAGGGCCCCAGGAAGAGGCTGGGCAGCTAGCCAAGCAGGAAGGCATCCTCTTCAAAGATGTCCTGGCCCTGCAGCTGGACTTCCAGA ATATCCTCCGCATAGATAACCTCTGGCAGTTTGAGAACCTGCGGAAGCTGCAGCTGAACAACAACATCATTGAGCGGATCGAGGGCCTGGAAAACCTCACACACCTGGTCTGGCTGG ATTTGTCCTTCAACAACATTGAGGCCATTGAGGGCCTGGATACCCTGGTCAACCTGGAGGACCTGAGCTTGTCCCATAACCGGATCTCCAAGATAGACTCTCTAGATCCCCTGGTGAATCTGCAGGTGCTGTCACTGGGCAATAACCAGATTAACAACATGATGAAT ATCATCTACCTGCGCCGGTTCCCGTGCCTGCGAACACTCAGCCTCTCTGGGAATCCCGTTTCTGAGGCAGAGGAGTACAAGGTGTTCATCTATGCCTACCTTCCTGATCTCGTGTACCTGGACTTCCGGCGCGTTGATGAGCAGGCG AGGGAGGTGGCGAAGATGAAGCATCAGTACAGCATTGATGAGCTGAAGCACCGGGAGGCACTGATGCAGATCCGGCTGGAGGAGGAGCAGGCCAAGCAGCAGAAGCTGGCAGAGCATAAG ATGGCATTTGTTGAGCACCTGAATGGCCCCTTCCTGTTTGACAGCATGTATTCCGATGATGTGGAGGGCAACAAGCTATCCTACCTGCCTGGTGTTGGTGAGCTCCTTGAAG CCTACAAGGACAAATTTGTCATCATCTGCCTGAACATTTTCGAGTATGGCCTGAGTCAGCAAGAAAAGCGAAAGATTGAGTTAGACAccttcaatgagtgcatacaggAGGCCATTCAGGAAAACCAGGACCAGGGCAAGCTCAAGATTGCCAAGTTTGAGGAAAAACACCTGCTG GTACCTTTATATACAGTGCTCCAGAGCAGCAGCCAGCGTCCCCAAAGCTTTCGGAGCTAG
- the Drc3 gene encoding dynein regulatory complex subunit 3 isoform X2 gives MSRPYDSMEPKVMDDDMLKVAVGEQGPQEEAGQLAKQEGILFKDVLALQLDFQNILRIDNLWQFENLRKLQLNNNIIERIEGLENLTHLVWLDLSFNNIEAIEGLDTLVNLEDLSLSHNRISKIDSLDPLVNLQVLSLGNNQINNMMNIIYLRRFPCLRTLSLSGNPVSEAEEYKVFIYAYLPDLVYLDFRRVDEQAREVAKMKHQYSIDELKHREALMQIRLEEEQAKQQKLAEHKMAFVEHLNGPFLFDSMYSDDVEGNKLSYLPGVGELLEAYKDKFVIICLNIFEYGLSQQEKRKIELDTFNECIQEAIQENQDQGKLKIAKFEEKHLLETINVFERNITDLVGLFIENVQSLIAQCRDLENHHHEKLLEIAINTLEKILKGEMDEDLPDDVRALFVDKDTIVNAVGASHDIHLLKIDNREDELVTGVNSWCAHLVDKIHKDEIMRNRKRVKEINQFVDHMQSELDNLECGDIID, from the exons ATGAGCCGGCCGTATGACTCAATGGAGCCCAAAGTAATGGACGATGACATGCTCAAGGTAGCTGTTGGGGAGCAAGGGCCCCAGGAAGAGGCTGGGCAGCTAGCCAAGCAGGAAGGCATCCTCTTCAAAGATGTCCTGGCCCTGCAGCTGGACTTCCAGA ATATCCTCCGCATAGATAACCTCTGGCAGTTTGAGAACCTGCGGAAGCTGCAGCTGAACAACAACATCATTGAGCGGATCGAGGGCCTGGAAAACCTCACACACCTGGTCTGGCTGG ATTTGTCCTTCAACAACATTGAGGCCATTGAGGGCCTGGATACCCTGGTCAACCTGGAGGACCTGAGCTTGTCCCATAACCGGATCTCCAAGATAGACTCTCTAGATCCCCTGGTGAATCTGCAGGTGCTGTCACTGGGCAATAACCAGATTAACAACATGATGAAT ATCATCTACCTGCGCCGGTTCCCGTGCCTGCGAACACTCAGCCTCTCTGGGAATCCCGTTTCTGAGGCAGAGGAGTACAAGGTGTTCATCTATGCCTACCTTCCTGATCTCGTGTACCTGGACTTCCGGCGCGTTGATGAGCAGGCG AGGGAGGTGGCGAAGATGAAGCATCAGTACAGCATTGATGAGCTGAAGCACCGGGAGGCACTGATGCAGATCCGGCTGGAGGAGGAGCAGGCCAAGCAGCAGAAGCTGGCAGAGCATAAG ATGGCATTTGTTGAGCACCTGAATGGCCCCTTCCTGTTTGACAGCATGTATTCCGATGATGTGGAGGGCAACAAGCTATCCTACCTGCCTGGTGTTGGTGAGCTCCTTGAAG CCTACAAGGACAAATTTGTCATCATCTGCCTGAACATTTTCGAGTATGGCCTGAGTCAGCAAGAAAAGCGAAAGATTGAGTTAGACAccttcaatgagtgcatacaggAGGCCATTCAGGAAAACCAGGACCAGGGCAAGCTCAAGATTGCCAAGTTTGAGGAAAAACACCTGCTG GAGACCATAAATGTATTTGAAAGAAACATCACTGACTTGGTGGgactatttattgaaaatgtccAAAGTCT GATCGCCCAGTGCCGGGACTTGGAGAACCATCACCACGAGAAGCTCCTGGAGATTGCCATCAACACCCTAGAGAAGATCCTCAAGGGCGAGATGGATGAGGACTTACCCGATGATGTGCGGGCA CTTTTTGTTGACAAAGACACAATTGTTAACGCCGTTGGGGCATCACATGACATCCATCTCCTGAAGATTGACAACCGGGAAGATGAGCTGGTGACTGGAGTCAACTCTTGGTGTGCACATCTCGTAGACAAG ATTCACAAAGATGAGATCATGAGGAACCGTAAGCGAGTGAAGGAGATCAATCAATTCGTCGACCATATGCAGAGTGAACTGGACAACCTGGAATGTGGTGACATTATAGACTAG
- the Drc3 gene encoding dynein regulatory complex subunit 3 isoform X1: protein MSRPYDSMEPKVMDDDMLKVAVGEQGPQEEAGQLAKQEGILFKDVLALQLDFQNILRIDNLWQFENLRKLQLNNNIIERIEGLENLTHLVWLDLSFNNIEAIEGLDTLVNLEDLSLSHNRISKIDSLDPLVNLQVLSLGNNQINNMMNIIYLRRFPCLRTLSLSGNPVSEAEEYKVFIYAYLPDLVYLDFRRVDEQAREVAKMKHQYSIDELKHREALMQIRLEEEQAKQQKLAEHKMAFVEHLNGPFLFDSMYSDDVEGNKLSYLPGVGELLEAYKDKFVIICLNIFEYGLSQQEKRKIELDTFNECIQEAIQENQDQGKLKIAKFEEKHLLNLNAIREESDLFTMEQKLTECNESITELFNTLMILEMQLVEQLEETINVFERNITDLVGLFIENVQSLIAQCRDLENHHHEKLLEIAINTLEKILKGEMDEDLPDDVRALFVDKDTIVNAVGASHDIHLLKIDNREDELVTGVNSWCAHLVDKIHKDEIMRNRKRVKEINQFVDHMQSELDNLECGDIID, encoded by the exons ATGAGCCGGCCGTATGACTCAATGGAGCCCAAAGTAATGGACGATGACATGCTCAAGGTAGCTGTTGGGGAGCAAGGGCCCCAGGAAGAGGCTGGGCAGCTAGCCAAGCAGGAAGGCATCCTCTTCAAAGATGTCCTGGCCCTGCAGCTGGACTTCCAGA ATATCCTCCGCATAGATAACCTCTGGCAGTTTGAGAACCTGCGGAAGCTGCAGCTGAACAACAACATCATTGAGCGGATCGAGGGCCTGGAAAACCTCACACACCTGGTCTGGCTGG ATTTGTCCTTCAACAACATTGAGGCCATTGAGGGCCTGGATACCCTGGTCAACCTGGAGGACCTGAGCTTGTCCCATAACCGGATCTCCAAGATAGACTCTCTAGATCCCCTGGTGAATCTGCAGGTGCTGTCACTGGGCAATAACCAGATTAACAACATGATGAAT ATCATCTACCTGCGCCGGTTCCCGTGCCTGCGAACACTCAGCCTCTCTGGGAATCCCGTTTCTGAGGCAGAGGAGTACAAGGTGTTCATCTATGCCTACCTTCCTGATCTCGTGTACCTGGACTTCCGGCGCGTTGATGAGCAGGCG AGGGAGGTGGCGAAGATGAAGCATCAGTACAGCATTGATGAGCTGAAGCACCGGGAGGCACTGATGCAGATCCGGCTGGAGGAGGAGCAGGCCAAGCAGCAGAAGCTGGCAGAGCATAAG ATGGCATTTGTTGAGCACCTGAATGGCCCCTTCCTGTTTGACAGCATGTATTCCGATGATGTGGAGGGCAACAAGCTATCCTACCTGCCTGGTGTTGGTGAGCTCCTTGAAG CCTACAAGGACAAATTTGTCATCATCTGCCTGAACATTTTCGAGTATGGCCTGAGTCAGCAAGAAAAGCGAAAGATTGAGTTAGACAccttcaatgagtgcatacaggAGGCCATTCAGGAAAACCAGGACCAGGGCAAGCTCAAGATTGCCAAGTTTGAGGAAAAACACCTGCTG AACTTAAACGCCATCCGGGAAGAGAGCGATCTGTTCACCATGGAGCAGAAGCTGACGGAGTGCAATGAGAGCATCACTGAGCTGTTCAACACGCTCATGATACTGGAGATGCAGCTGGTGGAGCAGCTGGAG GAGACCATAAATGTATTTGAAAGAAACATCACTGACTTGGTGGgactatttattgaaaatgtccAAAGTCT GATCGCCCAGTGCCGGGACTTGGAGAACCATCACCACGAGAAGCTCCTGGAGATTGCCATCAACACCCTAGAGAAGATCCTCAAGGGCGAGATGGATGAGGACTTACCCGATGATGTGCGGGCA CTTTTTGTTGACAAAGACACAATTGTTAACGCCGTTGGGGCATCACATGACATCCATCTCCTGAAGATTGACAACCGGGAAGATGAGCTGGTGACTGGAGTCAACTCTTGGTGTGCACATCTCGTAGACAAG ATTCACAAAGATGAGATCATGAGGAACCGTAAGCGAGTGAAGGAGATCAATCAATTCGTCGACCATATGCAGAGTGAACTGGACAACCTGGAATGTGGTGACATTATAGACTAG
- the Drc3 gene encoding dynein regulatory complex subunit 3 isoform X3 has translation MSRPYDSMEPKVMDDDMLKVAVGEQGPQEEAGQLAKQEGILFKDVLALQLDFQNILRIDNLWQFENLRKLQLNNNIIERIEGLENLTHLVWLDLSFNNIEAIEGLDTLVNLEDLSLSHNRISKIDSLDPLVNLQVLSLGNNQINNMMNIIYLRRFPCLRTLSLSGNPVSEAEEYKVFIYAYLPDLVYLDFRRVDEQAREVAKMKHQYSIDELKHREALMQIRLEEEQAKQQKLAEHKMAFVEHLNGPFLFDSMYSDDVEGNKLSYLPGVGELLEAYKDKFVIICLNIFEYGLSQQEKRKIELDTFNECIQEAIQENQDQGKLKIAKFEEKHLLDRPVPGLGEPSPREAPGDCHQHPREDPQGRDG, from the exons ATGAGCCGGCCGTATGACTCAATGGAGCCCAAAGTAATGGACGATGACATGCTCAAGGTAGCTGTTGGGGAGCAAGGGCCCCAGGAAGAGGCTGGGCAGCTAGCCAAGCAGGAAGGCATCCTCTTCAAAGATGTCCTGGCCCTGCAGCTGGACTTCCAGA ATATCCTCCGCATAGATAACCTCTGGCAGTTTGAGAACCTGCGGAAGCTGCAGCTGAACAACAACATCATTGAGCGGATCGAGGGCCTGGAAAACCTCACACACCTGGTCTGGCTGG ATTTGTCCTTCAACAACATTGAGGCCATTGAGGGCCTGGATACCCTGGTCAACCTGGAGGACCTGAGCTTGTCCCATAACCGGATCTCCAAGATAGACTCTCTAGATCCCCTGGTGAATCTGCAGGTGCTGTCACTGGGCAATAACCAGATTAACAACATGATGAAT ATCATCTACCTGCGCCGGTTCCCGTGCCTGCGAACACTCAGCCTCTCTGGGAATCCCGTTTCTGAGGCAGAGGAGTACAAGGTGTTCATCTATGCCTACCTTCCTGATCTCGTGTACCTGGACTTCCGGCGCGTTGATGAGCAGGCG AGGGAGGTGGCGAAGATGAAGCATCAGTACAGCATTGATGAGCTGAAGCACCGGGAGGCACTGATGCAGATCCGGCTGGAGGAGGAGCAGGCCAAGCAGCAGAAGCTGGCAGAGCATAAG ATGGCATTTGTTGAGCACCTGAATGGCCCCTTCCTGTTTGACAGCATGTATTCCGATGATGTGGAGGGCAACAAGCTATCCTACCTGCCTGGTGTTGGTGAGCTCCTTGAAG CCTACAAGGACAAATTTGTCATCATCTGCCTGAACATTTTCGAGTATGGCCTGAGTCAGCAAGAAAAGCGAAAGATTGAGTTAGACAccttcaatgagtgcatacaggAGGCCATTCAGGAAAACCAGGACCAGGGCAAGCTCAAGATTGCCAAGTTTGAGGAAAAACACCTGCTG GATCGCCCAGTGCCGGGACTTGGAGAACCATCACCACGAGAAGCTCCTGGAGATTGCCATCAACACCCTAGAGAAGATCCTCAAGGGCGAGATGGATGA
- the Drc3 gene encoding dynein regulatory complex subunit 3, with amino-acid sequence MSRPYDSMEPKVMDDDMLKVAVGEQGPQEEAGQLAKQEGILFKDVLALQLDFQNILRIDNLWQFENLRKLQLNNNIIERIEGLENLTHLVWLDLSFNNIEAIEGLDTLVNLEDLSLSHNRISKIDSLDPLVNLQVLSLGNNQINNMMNIIYLRRFPCLRTLSLSGNPVSEAEEYKVFIYAYLPDLVYLDFRRVDEQAREVAKMKHQYSIDELKHREALMQIRLEEEQAKQQKLAEHKMAFVEHLNGPFLFDSMYSDDVEGNKLSYLPGVGELLEAYKDKFVIICLNIFEYGLSQQEKRKIELDTFNECIQEAIQENQDQGKLKIAKFEEKHLLNLNAIREESDLFTMEQKLTECNESITELFNTLMILEMQLVEQLEETINVFERNITDLVGLFIENVQSLIAQCRDLENHHHEKLLEIAINTLEKILKGEMDEDLPDDVRALFVDKDTIVNAVGASHDIHLLKIDNREDELVTGVNSWCAHLVDKIHKDEIMRNRKRVKEINQFVDHMQSELDNLECGDIID; translated from the exons ATGAGCCGGCCGTATGACTCAATGGAGCCCAAAGTAATGGACGATGACATGCTCAAGGTAGCTGTTGGGGAGCAAGGGCCCCAGGAAGAGGCTGGGCAGCTAGCCAAGCAGGAAGGCATCCTCTTCAAAGATGTCCTGGCCCTGCAGCTGGACTTCCAGA ATATCCTCCGCATAGATAACCTCTGGCAGTTTGAGAACCTGCGGAAGCTGCAGCTGAACAACAACATCATTGAGCGGATCGAGGGCCTGGAAAACCTCACACACCTGGTCTGGCTGG ATTTGTCCTTCAACAACATTGAGGCCATTGAGGGCCTGGATACCCTGGTCAACCTGGAGGACCTGAGCTTGTCCCATAACCGGATCTCCAAGATAGACTCTCTAGATCCCCTGGTGAATCTGCAGGTGCTGTCACTGGGCAATAACCAGATTAACAACATGATGAAT ATCATCTACCTGCGCCGGTTCCCGTGCCTGCGAACACTCAGCCTCTCTGGGAATCCCGTTTCTGAGGCAGAGGAGTACAAGGTGTTCATCTATGCCTACCTTCCTGATCTCGTGTACCTGGACTTCCGGCGCGTTGATGAGCAGGCG AGGGAGGTGGCGAAGATGAAGCATCAGTACAGCATTGATGAGCTGAAGCACCGGGAGGCACTGATGCAGATCCGGCTGGAGGAGGAGCAGGCCAAGCAGCAGAAGCTGGCAGAGCATAAG ATGGCATTTGTTGAGCACCTGAATGGCCCCTTCCTGTTTGACAGCATGTATTCCGATGATGTGGAGGGCAACAAGCTATCCTACCTGCCTGGTGTTGGTGAGCTCCTTGAAGC CTACAAGGACAAATTTGTCATCATCTGCCTGAACATTTTCGAGTATGGCCTGAGTCAGCAAGAAAAGCGAAAGATTGAGTTAGACAccttcaatgagtgcatacaggAGGCCATTCAGGAAAACCAGGACCAGGGCAAGCTCAAGATTGCCAAGTTTGAGGAAAAACACCTGCTG AACTTAAACGCCATCCGGGAAGAGAGCGATCTGTTCACCATGGAGCAGAAGCTGACGGAGTGCAATGAGAGCATCACTGAGCTGTTCAACACGCTCATGATACTGGAGATGCAGCTGGTGGAGCAGCTGGAG GAGACCATAAATGTATTTGAAAGAAACATCACTGACTTGGTGGgactatttattgaaaatgtccAAAGTCT GATCGCCCAGTGCCGGGACTTGGAGAACCATCACCACGAGAAGCTCCTGGAGATTGCCATCAACACCCTAGAGAAGATCCTCAAGGGCGAGATGGATGAGGACTTACCCGATGATGTGCGGGCA CTTTTTGTTGACAAAGACACAATTGTTAACGCCGTTGGGGCATCACATGACATCCATCTCCTGAAGATTGACAACCGGGAAGATGAGCTGGTGACTGGAGTCAACTCTTGGTGTGCACATCTCGTAGACAAG ATTCACAAAGATGAGATCATGAGGAACCGTAAGCGAGTGAAGGAGATCAATCAATTCGTCGACCATATGCAGAGTGAACTGGACAACCTGGAATGTGGTGACATTATAGACTAG